From a single Patagioenas fasciata isolate bPatFas1 chromosome 19, bPatFas1.hap1, whole genome shotgun sequence genomic region:
- the LOC136110096 gene encoding C-C motif chemokine 4 homolog, with the protein MKVSVAALALLIAAFCYETSSAPLGSDPPISCCFSYTSRQLPRSFVVEYYETSSQCSKPGVVFVTKKSREVCANPEEEWVQEYMSDLELN; encoded by the exons ATGAAGGTCTCTGTGGCTGCCCTCGCCCTTCTCATCGCCGCCTTCTGCTACGAGACCTCCTCTGCACCAC TTGGCTCTGACCCACCGATCTCCTGCTGCTTCTCTTACACCTCCCGGCAGCTGCCCCGCAGCTTTGTGGTGGAATACTATGAGACCAGCAGCCAGTGCTCCAAGCCGGGCGTCGT GTTTGTCACGAAGAAGAGTCGCGAAGTCTGTGCCAACCCTGAGGAGGAATGGGTGCAGGAGTACATGAGCGACCTGGAGCTGAACTGA